The Martelella endophytica genome contains the following window.
ATGCGCGGAGCCGCCTGTTCGGGGCGGGAGGTGACGTCGAAAGTCTGAAACATGAAGGTCATCCGTGATTTTTGCCGGCGACGATAGAGCGATTCATCCCTGGCCACAACATCGGGCATGCGCCGGCCTCCAGACGGTGTGCGCCTATGGTTCAGCCGCCCGTGCCTAAAATGGATGCACAAACGACGACGGCTCTTAAAGCATGCACAGAGCGCATGGCTCCCATGAGAATGCCCGTCTGCCAAGGCTTTCCTGCATGGTCTATATAGGGTTCAGTTGATGACGAGGGATCGAAGAGAGGCGTTCGGAACGAATGCGCCGGTCCCCGAAAGGAGCAAAGAAATGGGTATCTTCAAGAACGCTTACAAGAACATTTCCGAGGCCCGCCAGCGTCAGGCTCAGCGTTTCGTCAACGCCGAACTGCTGAAGCTCGATGACGCTTCGCTGAAGGCCATGGGCAAGTCCCGCGCTGAACTGCGCCGCAACAGCAACAACTCGATGCTGTTCTAGTCATTCAGATGGCGCCGCAAGGCGCCTTTTCGACCCCGCACCCCGCTTGAGCGCTCCTCCCAGCTCGCGGGTGCGGCCGGTCCTCCCAGAAAAGGCGGTGCCTCCGGGCGCCGCCTTTTTTTTCGTGCCGTCAGTCCATGTCGGGAAACAGAAGATCGACGATGTAGCTCGCGTCGAAGCGGGTATCGAGCATGCCGTAGGTCGAGCGCCAGCCGGCGGCGAGACGCGTCTCGAGGAAGGCATCGGCAATGCGCCCTGCCCCGAGCCGGTAGAGTTCGGCGGCACCGGCGGCGAGCGCAAGCTGTTCTGTGAAGATGCGGGCGGCGCTTTCATCGGAGCGGCTGAGCGCCATCGCGGCCTTCAAAAGCTCAACGATCTTTGCGCCGGAAGACCCGAGGTCACGGGCAATGCCGCGGAAGACCGCATCGAACAACTCGCCGCCATGCTCGACCACCCGGCGGAGATCGAGCGCCATGGCATTGCCGCCGCCATCGGTGAGCGCCAGCCCCGGTGCGTCGCGATAATGGCGGGCAATCGGACGATCCTCGACGAAACCGTTGCCGCCCATCGCTTCCATGGCTTCTGCAATCACGCCGGGCGCGATCTTGGTGCACCAGTATTTGGCCACCGGCGTCATGATTCGCGCATAGGCCGCTTCTTCAGTGCTGTCACGGGCCCTGTCGAAGCTCTCGGCAAGGCGGAAGACCAGCGCGCCGGCGGCCGCGACATCAAGCGCAAGGTCGGCCAGCACGCGCAGCATCAGCGGCTGGGTGACGAGCGCCCTGCCCTGCACCTCACGACCCCGCGCGGCATGCACCGCCTCGGCGAGTGAAGCTCGCATCAGGCCGGCGGACATCACCGCTGCATCAAGGCGCATCAGCGTCAGCATGTCGACGATGGTGCGAACGCCGGCATCAGGGGCACCGAGCAGGAAACCGAAACTGTCGGAGAATTCCATCTCCGCCGTCGCATTGGACCTGAGGCCAAGCTTGTCCTTCAGCCGCTGGAAGCGCAGCCCGTTGGCATGGCCTTCGTCAAGAAGCCGCGGCACAAGGAAGCAACCGCGCGCGCCATCCACTTCCGCCAGCATGACGAAGGCGTCGCTCATCGGCGCGGAAACGAACCATTTGTGGCCTGAAAGGCGATAGATGCCCTCGCCGACGCGCTCGGCATGGCTCTGCACCGCCCGCATGTCGCTGCCGGCCTGCTTTTCCGTCACCGCAAGACCAATCGTGACGCCGGATTTCTGGGCTTCGGTGCGATTGGTGGAATCGTATTTGCGCGACAGCAGCTTTGGCGCCCATTCGGCACGCAGCTGCGGTGCTGCGGACAAAACCGCAAGCGAGGCCGAGGTGGCGGAAAGCGATTCCAGATGGCCGCATTCGAGCTGGGCCGACAGGAACAGCCGCACCGCGCGCAGCTTGTGCGCCTTCGATTTCGAATCGGCATCCCGCGGCGTTTCCCAGAGCGATGACGACAGCCCGGAAGCGACCGAGCGGCGCATCAGAGCATGCCAGGCAGGATGGAAGATGACCGTGTCCAACCGCTCTCCTGCCGGCCCATGGGTCTTCAGCTGCGGCAGGATGGTGTTCGCCATCTGCGCCAGTTCCTGTGCCTCCGGCGAGGTCACATAGCGGCCGAGCGAATCAAGCTCCTCGCGCACCGGCCCGGACATGCTGCGGGTCAGGTCGCCCAGCAGCGGGTCTGAGTGAAAGGCATTGAAGCCCGACCACGGTCGCGGCTGGTTCAGTGCCCTGAAAAGATCGTCGTCGGTCCGATTGGCCATGGCTTGGCACGCACTTCTTCTTTATTCCTGTGGCCCGTGAGTTCGCACGCTTCTATATCGCCTGTCAAAGCTTGCGGGCCGGCGGGGGACACTTTATAGACCGCAGGACCTCATACGGAGGAAAACTATATGGTCTTCTTTCCCCACCGTCACCTGATCGGCATCAAGGGCCTGTCTCCCCTCGACATCGGGATCCTTCTCGACAAGGCCGAGGAGGCGATCGCATTCAACCGTTCACGCGAGAAGAAGAACAGCGTTCTGCGCGGTCTCACACAGATAAATCTGTTCTTCGAGGCTTCCACGCGAACGCAGGCTTCCTTCGAACTCGCCGGGAAACGCCTCGGCGCCGATGTGATGAACATGTCCGTCGGCAATTCCTCGGTGAAGAAGGGCGAGACCCTGATCGACACCGCGATGACGCTGAACGCGATGCATCCCGATGTCCTGGTCATCCGCCATTCCTCCGCCGGAGCCGCAGCCCTGCTGTCGCAGAAGGTCGCCTGCTCGGTGATCAACGCCGGCGACGGCGCCCACGAACACCCGACCCAGGCGCTGCTCGACGCTTTGACGATCCGCCAGGCCAAGGGCCGGCTCGACAATATCGTGGTGGCGATCTGCGGCGACATCCTGCATTCGCGCGTCGCCCGCTCCAACATCATCCTGCTGAACACCATGGGCGCCCGCGTGCGCGTCGTCGGGCCGGCAACGCTGCTGCCCGCCGGCATCCGCGACATGAGCGTGGAGGTCTATGACAGCATGGAAGAAGGGCTGAAGGGCGCCGATGTGGTGATGATGCTGCGCCTGCAGCGCGAGCGCATGTCCGGCTCCTTCGTGCCGTCGGTCAGGGAATACTTCCACTTCTGGGGTCTCGATGCCGAAAAGCTGAAGGCCGCCAAGGAGGATGCGCTGGTGATGCACCCCGGCCCGATGAACCGTGGCGTGGAGATCGCCACCGACGTCGCCGACGGCCCGCAGAGTGTCATCGAAAGACAGGTCGAGATGGGCGTTGCCGTGCGCATGGCGGTGATGGAAACGCTGATGCTGTCCGAAAACGGAGGGCCGCGCGCATGAAACCGCTTGTTCTGAAAAACGCCCGCATCATCGACCCGTCCCGCGATCTCGATGAAACCGGCACGATCATCGTCGAGGACGGCCGTATTGTCGCAGCCGGCGCCGATGCCCTGAACCAGGGAACACCGGACGGCGCGGAGATTGTCGACTGCAACGGCCTCGTCGCCACGCCCGGCCTCGTCGATGCCCATGTCTTCGTCGGCGAGCCCGGCGCCGAACACACCGAAACCATCCATTCGGCAAGTCTCGCAGCGGCGGCCGGCGGCATCACCTCCTTCGTGATGATGCCGGATACCAGCCCGGCGATCGACGATATCGCGCTTCTGGAATTCGTGCTGAAGACCGCCCGCGACAACGCCGTCGTCAACGTCTATCCGGCCGCAGCGCTGACCAAGGGCCTCGAAGGTCACGAGATGACCGAGGTCGGGCTGATGAAGGCGCAGGGCGCCGTCGCCTTTGCCAATGGTCGCTACTCGCTCTCCGACAACCGCGTGCTGCGCCGGGCGATGACCTATGCCCGCTCCTTCGACGCCGTCGTGGCGCTGGAGCCGCGCGACCGCTATCTCTCCGAGACCGGGGTGATGAACGAGGGGCTTTTCGCAAGCTGGCTTGGCCTTTCCGGCACGCCGCGCGAAGCAGAGGTGATCCCGCTCGAACGCGACCTCAGGCTCGCGGCCCTCACCGGCGTGCGCTATCACGCGGCGCTGATCTCGGTGCCCGAATCCGTCGAAGCGCTCGGCGTTGCCAAGAGGCGCGGCGCGAAGGTATCGAGCGGCATTTCGATCAACCATCTGACGCTGAACGAAAACGACATCGGCGAATACCGGACCTTCTTCAAACTGTCGCCGCCGCTGAGGGCCGAAGACGACCGTCAGGCGATGGTCGCGGCGCTGAAGGCGGGGGAGATCGACATCATAGTGTCCTCGCACGACCCGCAGGACGTCGATACCAAGCGCCTGCCCTTCTCCGATGCCGCCGATGGCGCGATCGGGCTCGAGACCATGCTCTCGGCGGCACTGCGCCTTCACCACAGCGGCGATGTTCCGCTGATGCGGCTGATCGACGCCATGTCGACGCGGCCGGCAACGATCTTCGGTCTCGACGCAGGCACGCTGAAGCCGGGCGCAAAGGCCGATATCACGCTGATCGATCTGGACGAGCCATGGCTCGTCACCACGGCGGGCCTCGTCTCCCGCTCCAAGAACACGGCCTTCGAAAATGCCCGGTTCTCGGGACGCGCGGTGCGCACTTACGTAGGCGGAAAATGCGTGTATCAATCGCACTGAGGGGGAAGCGTTCGTGACCGGTATTTTCGCGTTTGATCTGACGGCGATGCAGGCCGTCACAGTGCTCGTTGGCGGCTATCTGCTCGGCTCCATTCCGTTCGGCTACCTGATCACCCGCGTGGCCGGGCTCGGCGATATCCGCTCGATCGGCTCCGGCAATATCGGCGCGACGAATGTGCTGCGCACCGGCAAGCGCCACCTCGCCGCCCTCACCCTGCTGCTCGACGCCCTGAAGGCGACGATCGCCGCCATCCTCGCCGCGCATCTTTACGGTCCGCAGGCCGGGCTGCTGGCGGGTGCAGCCGCCTTCATCGGCCACCTCTTTCCGATCTGGCTCGGCTTCAAGGGCGGCAAGGGCGTCGCCACCTATATCGGCGTGCTGCTCGGCGTCGCACCGGCGACGGTGCTGATCTTTGCCTTCGTCTGGCTGCTCATGGCCAGATTGTCGCGCTATTCCTCGCTTTCCGCGCTTGTCGCCACGCTTGTCATTCCGGTTGCACTGTGGATAATGGGTCAACCGCAGATATCGCTTGTGATGGCGCTTCTGACGGTGATTTCGTGGTGGCGACACAAGGCCAATATCGAACGTCTGATCCGTGGGACTGAAAGCAGGATCGGAGAGAAGGGGTGAGCGGGGCATGGCATCTTCCCGGAAGGCTTTTCGGCCTTCTGGCGCCCTTGGCGGGCTTCCAGGAGGCATAGGCCGGCAGATTGATCTGCCGCGGCGGCGGTTCTCCGCCGCCCTTGCCCCGATTGTTGCGAAAGCCCGCCCGTGACCGCCCCGGCCGGCATCACGCTTTCCGAGAGGCAGCGCATCGCCTGGCTCAGGCTGATCCGCAGCGACAATGTCGGCCCCGTCACCTTCCGAGAACTCATCAATCATTGCGGCAGCGCCGAGAAGGCGCTGACCATGCTGCCGGAACTTGCCGCGCGCGGTGGCGCAGCCCGCAACATCCGGGTTGCGAGCGTGAGCGAGGCCGAGCGGGAAATGGAGATCGCAACGCGCCACCACGGGCGCTTCGTGGCGATCGGCGAACCGGACTACCCGCCGGCCCTGCGTGCTCTCGACAGCGCGCCGCCGCTTCTCGCCATGTGCGGCAGCGGCGCGGCGGCAACCCGGCCGGCGCTCGGCATTGTCGGCGCCCGCAACGCCTCGATCGCCGGCATGAAATTCGGCAGCATGATCGCCAGTGCGGCGGCTGGCGCCGGCTACACCGTGGTCTCCGGCCTTGCCCGCGGCATCGACACCGCCGCCCATCGCGCAAGCCTTTCCCACGGTACCTTCGCCGCGATCGCCGGCGGCCTCGATCGGCCCTACCCGCCGGAAAACATCGAGCTCTATCGCCGCATCCCCGCTGAGGGGGGCGTCGTCGTCAGTGAAATGCCCTATGGCTGGGAGCCGCGGGCGCGCGACTTTCCGCGCCGCAACCGGCTGATCGCCGGCGCATCGCTTGCCGTCGTCGTCATCGAGGCGGCGGTTCGTTCGGGCTCGCTGATCACGGCGCGGCTTGCCAATGAATATGGGCGGCTGGTGCTCGCAGTACCGGGTTCGCCGCTCGATCCAAGAGCCCAGGGCACCAACGGCCTCCTCAAGCAGGGCGCGATGATCGTCTGCGAGCCCGCCGATGTGCTCGAAGCCCTGGCGCCGCTTTCAGCCCTTGAACTGCCCCTTGCCGGCGGCGCCGGAGAGGAAAGCGAGGCCAGCCCCGAAGTCGAACCGCCGGGCGACGACGAGCGAAGCCGCGTCGCAGGTGCGCTCGGGCCAAGCCCGTGCGAAATCGATGACCTGATTCGGTTCACCGGGGTCAACCCAGCCGCCGTTCAGCTCATCCTTCTCGAACTCGATCTCGCGGGCCGTCTCGTCCGCCATCCAGGCGGCATGGTTTCGCTCGCCTGAGCCTCAGGAATCGACTCGCCCCTCGGCCAACCGCGCTTGCGATTCACCGGCTTCCATGTAGGCCATATCGATGAGGTAGCAGAGCATCTCCGTGCCCTCCCTGTCGGAGAGACGGCGAAGCTGACCCAGTATCTGCCGAATATAGGTTATCTCATCTTCCGTGAGACTCCGCGAGGAGTCTGGCTCGAAGCTCTTAGACGACATATGTGCACCCAGTTATTGCGGCGCGGGCCATGCACGCACCGGTTTTTTTGTTTAGCTGAATCAGCATACCCCGGAACTAGCAGATTGCAATCCGCAAACGCAGATGCCCTTGGTTGCAATTATGCTGGACACAGCCTCACCCTGCAACCGTAAGATTTGCCGCACGAAGATGGCTTGAGCGGGGCAAAATACCGCTTCGCGGCAGTCTCAAGAGCACGAATTTTGCGACGAGGGACTTGACCGGCGCTCAATCCCTGTCCATTTCGTGGGCCGGAAGAACCGGCAGCGGATCGACGGCACCAGACCGTGCCAGCTGCCCGAAAGCCTAGAACCGGCGGTGCGAATTCCCGTTGTCATTGGCGCGGATGGACCGCCCGTACCGGCCGCGGGCTGGTACGGATGGCTTTTTCGCGTATGCTGCGCCGAATTGGGGCAAAGGCTTCCAAAGAAACTTGGCCGCCCGTTTGATGGCGGTGGCCGCGGCTCTGGCCTGCGGCAAAAACAGAATTGAGACGGAAGACATGGACGTAGTCGTCGTTGAATCCCCTGCCAAGGCCAAAACCATCAACAAGTACCTTGGCAAGGACTACAAGGTATTGGCCTCTTTCGGCCATGTGCGCGATCTGCCGGCCAAGGACGGCTCCGTGCTGCCGGACGACGACTTCTCGATGTCCTGGCAGGTCGACACGGCCTCCGCCAAGCGGGTGAAGGATATCGCCGAGGCAGTCAAGTCCGCCGATGGCCTGATCCTCGCAACCGACCCGGACAGGGAAGGCGAAGCGATTTCCTGGCACGTCCTCGACCTGCTGCAGAAGAAGAAGGTGCTGAAGGACAAGCCGGTCAAGCGTGTCGTCTTCAACGCCATCACCAAGAAAGCCGTGCTCGACGCGATGGCCAATCCGCGCGATATCGACGAGGCGCTGGTGAATGCCTATCTCGCCCGCCGCGCGCTAGACTATCTCGTTGGCTTCAACCTGTCGCCGGTGCTGTGGCGCAAGCTGCCCGGCGCCCGCTCGGCCGGCCGCGTGCAGTCGGTCGCGCTGCGTCTTGTCTGCGACCGCGAAAACGAGATCGAGCGCTTCGTTCCTGAAGAATACTGGAACATCGTCGCCGACCTGAAGACGGTGCGCGGCGACGCCTTCGAGGCGCGGCTGGTGCAGGCCGACGGCAAGCGCGTCCAGAAGAACTCGGTGAAGAACCAGGAACAGGCCCACCGCATCCGCGACCTGCTCGAGGGCGCGACCTATTCGGTGGCGAGCGTCGAGGCCAAGCCCGTCCGCCGCAATCCCGGCCCGCCCTTCACCACCTCGACCCTGCAGCAGGCAGCGTCCTCGCGTCTCGGCTTTTCCGCCTCGCGCACCATGCAGGTGGCGCAGCGGCTTTACGAAGGCATCGCGATCGGCGGCGAGACGGCCGGTCTCATCACCTATATGCGTACCGACGGCGTCTCCATGGCGCCGGAGGCCGTGACGGCTGCGCGTGACGCGATCGGCGACCAGTTCGGCACCCGTTATCTGCCCGAAAGCGCCCGCCACTATTCGGTGAAGGCGAAGAACGCGCAGGAGGCCCATGAGGCGATCCGCCCGACAGACTTCACCCGCACGCCGCAATCGGTGAAGAAATACCTCGATGCCGACCAGTTCCGCCTCTACGATCTCGTTTGGAAGCGCGGCATTGCCAGCCAGATGGCATCGGCCGAGATGGAACGCACCACCGCCGAAATCACCGCCGCCAAGGGTGGCGAAAGCGCCGGGCTGCGCGCCGTCGGGACGGTCGTCAAGTTCGACGGCTTCCTCGCCGCCTATGCCGACAATCGCGAGGAAAAGCAGCCCTCCGACGAGGATGACGATGATGGTCGTCTGCCCGAGATCAACCAGGGCGAAAACGTCGACAAGGACAAGATCCGCGCCACCCAGCACTTCACCGAGCCGCCGCCGCGCTATTCGGAAGCCTCGCTGATCAAGAAGCTCGAAGAGCTCGG
Protein-coding sequences here:
- the plsY gene encoding glycerol-3-phosphate 1-O-acyltransferase PlsY, translated to MQAVTVLVGGYLLGSIPFGYLITRVAGLGDIRSIGSGNIGATNVLRTGKRHLAALTLLLDALKATIAAILAAHLYGPQAGLLAGAAAFIGHLFPIWLGFKGGKGVATYIGVLLGVAPATVLIFAFVWLLMARLSRYSSLSALVATLVIPVALWIMGQPQISLVMALLTVISWWRHKANIERLIRGTESRIGEKG
- a CDS encoding aspartate carbamoyltransferase catalytic subunit, whose product is MVFFPHRHLIGIKGLSPLDIGILLDKAEEAIAFNRSREKKNSVLRGLTQINLFFEASTRTQASFELAGKRLGADVMNMSVGNSSVKKGETLIDTAMTLNAMHPDVLVIRHSSAGAAALLSQKVACSVINAGDGAHEHPTQALLDALTIRQAKGRLDNIVVAICGDILHSRVARSNIILLNTMGARVRVVGPATLLPAGIRDMSVEVYDSMEEGLKGADVVMMLRLQRERMSGSFVPSVREYFHFWGLDAEKLKAAKEDALVMHPGPMNRGVEIATDVADGPQSVIERQVEMGVAVRMAVMETLMLSENGGPRA
- the dprA gene encoding DNA-processing protein DprA, with the protein product MTAPAGITLSERQRIAWLRLIRSDNVGPVTFRELINHCGSAEKALTMLPELAARGGAARNIRVASVSEAEREMEIATRHHGRFVAIGEPDYPPALRALDSAPPLLAMCGSGAAATRPALGIVGARNASIAGMKFGSMIASAAAGAGYTVVSGLARGIDTAAHRASLSHGTFAAIAGGLDRPYPPENIELYRRIPAEGGVVVSEMPYGWEPRARDFPRRNRLIAGASLAVVVIEAAVRSGSLITARLANEYGRLVLAVPGSPLDPRAQGTNGLLKQGAMIVCEPADVLEALAPLSALELPLAGGAGEESEASPEVEPPGDDERSRVAGALGPSPCEIDDLIRFTGVNPAAVQLILLELDLAGRLVRHPGGMVSLA
- a CDS encoding acyl-CoA dehydrogenase family protein; this translates as MANRTDDDLFRALNQPRPWSGFNAFHSDPLLGDLTRSMSGPVREELDSLGRYVTSPEAQELAQMANTILPQLKTHGPAGERLDTVIFHPAWHALMRRSVASGLSSSLWETPRDADSKSKAHKLRAVRLFLSAQLECGHLESLSATSASLAVLSAAPQLRAEWAPKLLSRKYDSTNRTEAQKSGVTIGLAVTEKQAGSDMRAVQSHAERVGEGIYRLSGHKWFVSAPMSDAFVMLAEVDGARGCFLVPRLLDEGHANGLRFQRLKDKLGLRSNATAEMEFSDSFGFLLGAPDAGVRTIVDMLTLMRLDAAVMSAGLMRASLAEAVHAARGREVQGRALVTQPLMLRVLADLALDVAAAGALVFRLAESFDRARDSTEEAAYARIMTPVAKYWCTKIAPGVIAEAMEAMGGNGFVEDRPIARHYRDAPGLALTDGGGNAMALDLRRVVEHGGELFDAVFRGIARDLGSSGAKIVELLKAAMALSRSDESAARIFTEQLALAAGAAELYRLGAGRIADAFLETRLAAGWRSTYGMLDTRFDASYIVDLLFPDMD
- the topA gene encoding type I DNA topoisomerase; its protein translation is MDVVVVESPAKAKTINKYLGKDYKVLASFGHVRDLPAKDGSVLPDDDFSMSWQVDTASAKRVKDIAEAVKSADGLILATDPDREGEAISWHVLDLLQKKKVLKDKPVKRVVFNAITKKAVLDAMANPRDIDEALVNAYLARRALDYLVGFNLSPVLWRKLPGARSAGRVQSVALRLVCDRENEIERFVPEEYWNIVADLKTVRGDAFEARLVQADGKRVQKNSVKNQEQAHRIRDLLEGATYSVASVEAKPVRRNPGPPFTTSTLQQAASSRLGFSASRTMQVAQRLYEGIAIGGETAGLITYMRTDGVSMAPEAVTAARDAIGDQFGTRYLPESARHYSVKAKNAQEAHEAIRPTDFTRTPQSVKKYLDADQFRLYDLVWKRGIASQMASAEMERTTAEITAAKGGESAGLRAVGTVVKFDGFLAAYADNREEKQPSDEDDDDGRLPEINQGENVDKDKIRATQHFTEPPPRYSEASLIKKLEELGIGRPSTYASTLATLRDREYVTIENRKLTPEAKGRLVTAFLENFFNRYVEYDFTAELEEKLDKISDGSLEWKQVLRDFWKDFFAQVEDTKELRVTNVLDALNEALAPLVFPKREDGSDPRTCQVCGTGKLSLKLGKYGAFVGCSNYPECNFTRQLGADAEADAANSNEPNELGTDPETGEPVTLRSGRFGPYVQRGEGKEAKRSSLPKGWKPEDIDLEKALQLLSLPREVGAHPEDGKMITAGLGRYGPFVLHDGTYANVDSIEDVFSVGVNRAVSIIADKRANGGRRRSAPAALKSLGEHPEGGGEVTVNDGRYGPYVKWGKINATIPKGKDPQSITMEEAIPLLAARAEKAGVKKPAKKAAAKKPAAKKTAAKKTTAKSKTASATKKTTASKKTSAEAEKSDS
- a CDS encoding dihydroorotase; translation: MKPLVLKNARIIDPSRDLDETGTIIVEDGRIVAAGADALNQGTPDGAEIVDCNGLVATPGLVDAHVFVGEPGAEHTETIHSASLAAAAGGITSFVMMPDTSPAIDDIALLEFVLKTARDNAVVNVYPAAALTKGLEGHEMTEVGLMKAQGAVAFANGRYSLSDNRVLRRAMTYARSFDAVVALEPRDRYLSETGVMNEGLFASWLGLSGTPREAEVIPLERDLRLAALTGVRYHAALISVPESVEALGVAKRRGAKVSSGISINHLTLNENDIGEYRTFFKLSPPLRAEDDRQAMVAALKAGEIDIIVSSHDPQDVDTKRLPFSDAADGAIGLETMLSAALRLHHSGDVPLMRLIDAMSTRPATIFGLDAGTLKPGAKADITLIDLDEPWLVTTAGLVSRSKNTAFENARFSGRAVRTYVGGKCVYQSH